From Paenibacillus sp. PK3_47, the proteins below share one genomic window:
- a CDS encoding alpha/beta hydrolase has translation MNLFKGKVTAVMWSVLVLAIIVVLAAGVTYAGFFFYGLAIRRAPKEFLAKTPDLKADPPVAGASWGEGAQWVSQQSFRNIEITSGDGLKLRGYYLPNERAQGRTAIVAHGYSGKAKDMGAVAKIYYEQLGYNVLMPDARGHGESGGNYIGFGWPERKDYLQWIQYIIDESGTGTQIVLHGISMGSATVLMTAGEKLPPEVKAVVADCGYSSVKAQLSYQLWRMYHLPSFPFVHSASLITKVKAGYFFGEASALRQVRKAEVPILFIHGDADKFVPFAMMDELYQACSSPKEKLVVHGAGHGLAYDTDKEGYISKVRDFVTRYVR, from the coding sequence ATGAATCTATTCAAAGGAAAGGTGACTGCAGTCATGTGGAGTGTATTGGTTCTTGCGATCATTGTCGTCCTCGCCGCAGGGGTGACCTATGCCGGTTTTTTCTTTTACGGATTAGCGATCAGACGGGCGCCGAAGGAGTTTCTGGCCAAAACACCGGATCTGAAAGCAGATCCTCCGGTAGCCGGGGCATCATGGGGAGAAGGGGCACAGTGGGTCTCGCAGCAAAGCTTCCGGAATATTGAGATCACGTCAGGAGACGGGCTGAAGCTCAGAGGCTACTATCTGCCCAATGAGCGGGCGCAAGGCCGTACAGCTATTGTGGCCCACGGCTATTCGGGCAAAGCTAAGGATATGGGGGCTGTCGCCAAGATTTATTACGAACAGCTGGGATATAACGTCCTTATGCCTGATGCCAGAGGGCATGGCGAAAGCGGAGGGAATTACATCGGTTTCGGGTGGCCGGAACGCAAAGATTATCTGCAGTGGATACAGTATATAATTGACGAGAGCGGAACTGGAACGCAAATTGTGCTGCACGGGATATCGATGGGCAGCGCAACGGTTCTGATGACTGCCGGTGAAAAGCTGCCGCCAGAGGTAAAGGCCGTTGTCGCAGACTGCGGCTACAGCTCGGTAAAAGCGCAGCTATCCTATCAGCTGTGGAGAATGTATCATCTGCCGAGCTTTCCCTTTGTTCACAGTGCAAGCCTGATTACAAAAGTTAAAGCAGGTTACTTCTTTGGTGAAGCGTCGGCGTTAAGACAGGTGCGTAAAGCAGAGGTACCCATTCTGTTCATACATGGGGATGCTGACAAGTTCGTGCCGTTTGCCATGATGGATGAATTATATCAGGCCTGCAGCAGCCCCAAGGAAAAGCTTGTGGTGCATGGAGCCGGTCACGGGCTGGCCTATGATACGGATAAGGAAGGTTATATAAGTAAGGTAAGGGATTTTGTTACGCGGTATGTACGTTGA
- a CDS encoding choice-of-anchor A family protein → MIKKYFAAGMSAVLLAGGWFASFGDATVKAESSPLPGIAGTYNVFILGDITTYHSDSEGRMAAGGNVALKEGYSVGGSLTEAERGQGDTLIVGGNLEYDRGEVNGNVVYGGTYQGTGGPKGGTGTLRQQTGVVSFAAEFALLKAKSLELAALPANGKTENNYGNLLLKGSDSELNVFKVSGSELSVANEIVINAPAGSTAIINIDGSAVTMRNGNRLGEGLTEFRVLYNFSQAAKVKMENIGVMGTVLAPFAELTFNNGQINGSVIGAALSGTGEFHHRLYTGDVPGVTPTPTPTPAPTATPAPTATPTPTATPTPTATATPTATPTPSPTPSPTPTATPAPTATPTPTATATPAPTATPTPSPTPTPTATPTPTATPTPTATPTPSPTPTPTATPTPTATPTPTATPTPTATPTPTATPTPTATPAPSSEATPSPPESPAPTPVPPSETVSPATPPPVTFIPPTPAPPTVIGTIVDNGINVPAEPVVDVAVDEETLDEVIIDDDPLPLGPSDNKPSGQPADEGGPAAEDSAEEQLQPEPEPAQDEITIADDEVPLGSIDEAGQLPQTGESSPAPYYLGGLALCGAGLLISRTARQNRHKR, encoded by the coding sequence ATGATTAAAAAGTATTTTGCAGCTGGCATGTCTGCTGTGTTATTGGCAGGAGGCTGGTTTGCCTCCTTTGGAGATGCGACCGTAAAAGCAGAAAGCTCTCCGTTACCGGGGATCGCCGGGACGTACAATGTATTTATTCTTGGCGATATAACAACATACCACAGTGATTCGGAAGGCAGGATGGCGGCAGGCGGAAATGTTGCTCTAAAGGAAGGGTATTCTGTAGGCGGCAGCTTGACTGAAGCCGAACGCGGACAAGGAGATACATTGATCGTTGGAGGCAATCTGGAGTATGACAGGGGGGAGGTCAACGGGAATGTGGTATACGGGGGAACTTACCAGGGAACCGGGGGCCCGAAAGGCGGAACAGGAACGCTGCGGCAGCAAACCGGTGTAGTCTCCTTTGCCGCTGAATTTGCGTTGCTTAAGGCCAAATCGCTGGAGCTTGCCGCATTGCCGGCGAACGGTAAAACAGAAAACAATTACGGGAATTTGCTTCTGAAGGGAAGCGATTCTGAGCTGAATGTATTCAAGGTGTCTGGAAGTGAATTATCCGTGGCCAATGAAATCGTTATTAACGCTCCGGCAGGCTCTACAGCCATCATTAATATTGACGGTTCGGCAGTAACAATGAGAAACGGCAACAGGCTGGGCGAAGGTTTAACCGAATTTAGAGTGCTGTATAACTTCAGTCAGGCTGCAAAGGTGAAAATGGAGAACATAGGGGTTATGGGGACAGTTCTGGCCCCTTTTGCCGAGCTCACTTTTAACAACGGACAAATTAATGGTTCTGTAATCGGAGCTGCTTTAAGCGGGACCGGAGAATTTCATCATCGTCTGTACACAGGCGATGTTCCCGGAGTGACACCGACGCCAACGCCAACGCCAGCGCCGACGGCGACACCAGCGCCGACGGCAACACCAACGCCGACGGCGACACCAACACCGACGGCGACAGCAACACCGACGGCGACACCAACGCCGTCACCAACGCCGTCACCAACACCGACGGCAACGCCAGCGCCGACGGCGACACCAACACCGACGGCGACGGCAACGCCAGCGCCGACGGCGACACCAACGCCGTCACCAACGCCAACGCCGACGGCGACACCAACGCCGACGGCAACACCAACGCCGACGGCGACACCAACGCCGTCACCAACGCCAACGCCGACGGCGACACCAACGCCGACGGCAACACCAACGCCGACGGCGACACCAACACCGACGGCGACGCCAACGCCGACGGCGACACCAACGCCGACGGCAACACCAGCACCGTCAAGCGAGGCAACACCATCACCGCCGGAGAGCCCGGCACCAACACCGGTGCCTCCAAGCGAAACTGTCAGTCCGGCTACTCCACCACCAGTGACATTTATACCGCCTACGCCGGCGCCACCTACGGTAATCGGGACGATTGTTGACAATGGTATCAATGTACCGGCGGAGCCTGTGGTTGATGTGGCAGTAGATGAGGAAACTTTAGATGAAGTAATTATAGATGACGATCCGCTGCCGCTTGGACCGTCGGATAACAAACCTTCTGGGCAGCCGGCAGATGAAGGAGGACCGGCTGCAGAAGACAGTGCTGAGGAGCAGCTGCAGCCTGAGCCGGAGCCTGCACAGGATGAAATAACTATCGCAGATGATGAGGTTCCGCTCGGCAGTATAGATGAAGCCGGACAACTGCCGCAGACCGGGGAGTCCAGCCCGGCGCCTTATTATCTGGGAGGTCTGGCTCTCTGCGGAGCCGGTTTGCTGATTAGCAGAACGGCAAGACAGAACAGGCATAAACGCTAA
- a CDS encoding baseplate J/gp47 family protein, protein MTIKLSDLPVLPNMPILQETPEDIYRRWVNRAIALAQERGLAPPPMDEGEYFYDLWYPLAIEIAEQQALWTYGFLQGFPIWADSEYLDGHGWAAGLTRKEGESDDTFRLRMLERAATEIGSGRRKDYETWALEMAGVGGAIAREKERHENSIDLYLTDLDRQPITEEFADSVQSWLWEERRIAGHDLAVHPAPVFIVRLEAQLQLFVGADLATLAKTIQQRVLDYASGRVKLIYNYVAALLLLPGVEDYDNLTLNGDTEDIELPPSSVLRVEVILS, encoded by the coding sequence ATGACTATTAAACTTTCGGATTTGCCTGTCCTACCGAACATGCCTATCCTTCAGGAGACACCAGAGGATATTTACCGGCGCTGGGTCAATCGAGCCATTGCATTGGCACAGGAGCGTGGGTTGGCTCCTCCGCCAATGGATGAGGGCGAGTACTTTTATGACCTGTGGTATCCCCTTGCCATCGAGATTGCAGAGCAGCAGGCATTGTGGACTTATGGTTTCCTTCAAGGCTTCCCGATTTGGGCGGATTCTGAGTATCTGGACGGTCACGGCTGGGCTGCTGGCTTAACAAGGAAAGAAGGCGAAAGCGACGATACTTTCCGGCTTCGGATGTTAGAGCGAGCCGCTACTGAAATCGGTAGCGGACGACGGAAAGATTATGAAACCTGGGCTTTGGAGATGGCCGGGGTCGGTGGGGCCATTGCCCGGGAGAAGGAAAGACACGAAAACTCTATCGATCTTTATCTTACCGACCTGGACAGGCAGCCGATCACTGAGGAATTTGCAGATTCAGTACAGTCATGGCTGTGGGAAGAGCGTCGGATTGCTGGCCATGACTTAGCTGTACATCCTGCCCCCGTCTTTATTGTTCGGCTGGAAGCGCAGCTGCAGCTGTTTGTAGGTGCTGATTTGGCTACGCTTGCGAAGACCATTCAGCAACGAGTACTGGATTATGCAAGTGGCCGTGTTAAGCTGATTTACAATTATGTAGCAGCGCTCCTCCTGCTGCCAGGCGTGGAAGACTACGACAATCTGACGCTTAATGGTGATACAGAGGATATTGAGCTGCCGCCATCGTCAGTATTACGTGTGGAGGTGATCTTATCATGA
- a CDS encoding CD1375 family protein — protein sequence MAKVYANLVRKGLLTLDQVHETKRAEVAELLETK from the coding sequence ATGGCTAAGGTATACGCAAACTTGGTCCGCAAGGGGCTTCTTACCTTGGATCAGGTCCACGAGACGAAACGCGCTGAAGTGGCTGAATTGTTGGAAACTAAATAG
- a CDS encoding helix-turn-helix transcriptional regulator codes for MSNKLFAFLNIIFYYMYKQLERNMFMGFSYKPLWRLLIDREMSKTEYREALGLSTATLAKLGKDQYVSMEVLEKTCLHFKVPLHEVVVFELEES; via the coding sequence ATGTCAAATAAATTATTTGCATTTCTAAATATAATATTTTATTATATGTATAAACAATTAGAAAGGAACATGTTTATGGGGTTCTCATACAAGCCACTCTGGAGATTACTAATCGACAGAGAAATGTCCAAAACTGAATATCGTGAAGCGCTTGGACTATCGACTGCAACGCTCGCGAAACTTGGAAAGGATCAATATGTTTCCATGGAAGTATTAGAAAAGACGTGCCTACACTTCAAAGTCCCTTTACACGAAGTAGTTGTATTCGAGCTGGAAGAAAGCTAA
- a CDS encoding Imm8 family immunity protein: MIRPILKETHFYEMPEENKDFCVSVVLDVGSEKVHGADQFYATLATANGLKAFFTDEAAIAIRGLLLVKSFDISLIKAEIQKILDRCSKDTWEETAVSINRFFPWEFDESKWK; the protein is encoded by the coding sequence ATGATTCGTCCGATCCTTAAAGAAACTCACTTTTATGAAATGCCTGAAGAAAACAAAGATTTTTGCGTATCAGTCGTTCTAGATGTTGGATCAGAAAAGGTGCATGGTGCTGATCAGTTCTATGCTACTTTAGCAACTGCTAATGGACTCAAAGCCTTTTTTACTGATGAAGCCGCAATAGCTATTCGTGGTTTACTTCTTGTCAAATCTTTTGACATCTCTTTAATAAAAGCTGAAATCCAAAAAATATTAGACAGATGTTCTAAAGACACCTGGGAAGAAACGGCTGTTTCAATCAACAGATTTTTCCCTTGGGAATTTGACGAGAGTAAATGGAAGTAA
- a CDS encoding N-acetylmuramoyl-L-alanine amidase: protein MIKNKYTIERRYINKRQNVRPGTRLASGTPGFLVAHDTGNPGARANNHFDYFQTLVNRSASAHVFIDDTKILEIIPTGTGPDPAERAWHVLYNVTTDNKIYGDDANDIALGVELCYGGKIVFTEAYKRLVWYLAFCCDKWGLNPLTRIPSHKQLDPTRKSDIDQALKTAGKTLKDLLYDVVAEIKEQPEMISPPAAVQLPANVAQTLIDDYVSPAWFAARKVGDSVGTLHLHNLANNLRLAARIPLQSGIVAAPFTQLPKSNVQELVFRWLSPDWFAAKQKQDKTGMAYFNNTANHLRCAAGMPLE from the coding sequence TTGATTAAAAATAAATACACTATCGAACGGCGCTACATCAACAAGCGCCAAAACGTTCGGCCCGGCACCCGGTTAGCATCTGGGACGCCGGGCTTTTTAGTTGCGCATGATACAGGCAATCCCGGGGCCAGAGCGAATAATCACTTCGATTATTTTCAGACATTGGTTAACCGGTCAGCCTCAGCGCATGTCTTCATTGATGACACTAAGATTCTTGAGATCATCCCTACTGGTACTGGTCCTGATCCGGCCGAAAGGGCTTGGCATGTGCTCTACAACGTGACCACAGACAATAAAATCTATGGCGACGATGCCAATGACATTGCCCTGGGCGTTGAACTGTGTTACGGCGGCAAGATCGTATTTACTGAGGCGTACAAGCGGCTTGTGTGGTACCTGGCATTCTGCTGCGACAAATGGGGACTGAATCCGCTCACACGCATCCCGAGCCATAAACAGCTGGACCCTACCAGAAAGAGCGATATTGATCAGGCTCTGAAGACCGCTGGTAAGACATTAAAGGATCTGCTATACGATGTCGTCGCTGAGATCAAGGAGCAGCCGGAGATGATCTCGCCGCCTGCCGCCGTGCAACTGCCGGCGAATGTAGCCCAGACGCTTATTGATGACTATGTATCCCCGGCATGGTTTGCGGCTCGGAAGGTCGGAGATTCGGTGGGTACGTTGCATTTGCATAATCTGGCCAACAACCTGAGGCTGGCTGCACGCATCCCGTTACAGTCTGGAATCGTCGCCGCACCATTCACACAGCTGCCTAAGAGCAACGTTCAGGAGCTGGTCTTCAGATGGCTATCACCTGATTGGTTTGCGGCTAAACAGAAGCAAGATAAGACGGGAATGGCTTACTTCAATAACACGGCAAATCACCTGCGGTGCGCTGCGGGTATGCCATTAGAATAG
- a CDS encoding phage holin family protein — protein MAGVFASIAGLLGGWDKGLLVLIVLMCFDYATGVMGAFRTKTVSSDVMFWGGVRKAVVLFVVGLCSLMDDWVQPGAPIFRTAAIYFYAGREGLSVVENLGVLGIPLPQAMKDFLLQLNEDKSKNNPAKPEHPDNNKSA, from the coding sequence ATGGCGGGAGTTTTCGCAAGTATTGCTGGGCTGCTGGGAGGGTGGGACAAAGGGCTGCTCGTACTTATAGTCCTGATGTGCTTCGATTATGCGACTGGTGTTATGGGGGCCTTCAGGACCAAGACTGTAAGTAGTGATGTGATGTTTTGGGGCGGGGTTCGCAAGGCAGTTGTACTGTTTGTAGTAGGTCTGTGTTCTCTTATGGATGACTGGGTTCAACCCGGGGCGCCAATCTTCAGAACGGCAGCCATTTACTTTTATGCGGGGCGTGAAGGGCTTTCAGTGGTCGAGAATCTTGGAGTACTGGGCATTCCATTGCCACAGGCAATGAAAGACTTTCTTCTGCAGCTCAATGAGGATAAGAGCAAGAATAACCCGGCCAAGCCTGAGCATCCGGACAATAATAAATCTGCATGA
- a CDS encoding YmfQ family protein has protein sequence MIPLKYREMLPPYWYEIDMADRHFSVFEKEMDDRLQTIDDLGNQFILRRSTWALWIWEWMYFWKTQTGTDDERREAIRRKRWGDRPFRLPVLRDIGNQHGKLLNISEDFLAKEIQFEFSLSQPVNMVGLQADFEYIRPVHIRRAVISSSVPSQTINIKGAGYSHGIDFSICGFEVPMGG, from the coding sequence ATGATTCCACTAAAGTACCGAGAAATGTTGCCGCCATATTGGTATGAAATTGATATGGCTGACCGTCATTTTTCGGTTTTTGAGAAGGAAATGGACGACCGTCTGCAGACAATAGACGACTTGGGTAACCAGTTCATTCTCCGGAGATCAACTTGGGCGCTTTGGATATGGGAGTGGATGTACTTTTGGAAGACGCAAACCGGGACCGATGATGAGAGGCGGGAGGCGATTCGCCGGAAGCGTTGGGGTGACCGGCCGTTCCGGCTGCCAGTATTGCGGGATATAGGTAATCAGCACGGTAAGCTGCTGAACATCTCAGAGGATTTTTTGGCCAAGGAGATTCAATTTGAGTTCTCGCTTTCCCAGCCAGTTAATATGGTCGGTCTTCAGGCTGACTTTGAGTATATTCGTCCGGTACATATCCGCCGGGCAGTAATCAGTTCCTCCGTCCCTTCGCAAACGATCAATATTAAAGGTGCTGGATATTCTCATGGAATCGATTTCTCCATTTGTGGGTTTGAAGTGCCGATGGGAGGCTGA
- a CDS encoding type I restriction enzyme HsdR N-terminal domain-containing protein, whose protein sequence is MSTILSADEALTSFLEFKEMFSKLKEENINEATTRLKMIDEFFIKVLGWPKEMIEVELEIGDTAQDNSHKKIYADYMAYSDHNQFIIEAKRTGRYFEIPQGRTKNYKSTASIYNDKNKEFIDQAKRYMYKLGTPYCVLTNGYQFIIIRRSFPNMDKDTIVFRDLDEIERDFVLFWAILNPHGDGPGAIDNYLKAPLEIRQIPSLSLRLYDKIRHEDKYILRQHQSIVATETYLNRFFGDLTVDAQIDLLEKCYCDPFGTYKDFASQLKRKIEPLPIAAITPIKGRDELFKTKSNFEKQYLENLQKNPGSVYVLLGEVGAGKSTFLKHFYCFELQDEDRDNIIWIRLDFLDFNKPVGQLNNFISEQILKRLDSTEYNYMKLDEWETIKRIYQKEFHTFKVGMPPSLQKDEDFIEQKIWELSVDYQRDLEFRLKKTIDYISTALNKSVCFVFDNIDQKTIDEQKEVLLIAHERATAYGSTVITAMRFQSFNLIKNKPPYDALQTITYRIQPPNAGKLLEKRLEALEDYPQEQYVYEYGNKTVKIPISKFVKILKNTLDKSPEQQVEKLFEELSGGNMRRLLIMFKTAILSENTRLYEVLDFINEIKNIDNTALSYDQVLEGIVREDNRYYSSEECNIFNLFNYQSDGFYSHLTNIYILKYLEECSHAGEQYVDLNDLLERFSSTILDRQKLEIILTPLLNEYLINSDIGGRDSLIGTNAVQISYTGLYYINVLLSNWKYIFNMMVDTSIRDREHFKNLNEYFRRFQSSRNRISKDRLAYGCVTIFLEYLALQETEDLKYFKPKTTTGKSVVDIIIREANASFQNYMNNVKVSK, encoded by the coding sequence ATGTCTACAATTTTAAGTGCAGATGAAGCATTAACAAGTTTTTTGGAATTTAAAGAAATGTTCTCAAAGCTGAAAGAAGAGAATATAAATGAGGCAACAACCCGTCTTAAAATGATTGATGAGTTCTTTATAAAGGTTTTAGGGTGGCCTAAAGAAATGATTGAGGTTGAGCTGGAAATAGGTGACACAGCTCAGGATAATAGCCATAAAAAAATTTATGCAGATTATATGGCATATAGTGATCATAATCAGTTTATTATTGAGGCTAAAAGAACCGGGAGATATTTTGAAATTCCGCAAGGAAGGACAAAAAATTACAAAAGTACAGCTAGCATTTATAACGATAAAAACAAAGAATTTATTGACCAGGCAAAAAGGTATATGTATAAATTAGGAACTCCGTATTGTGTATTAACAAATGGTTATCAATTCATAATAATTAGAAGATCATTTCCAAATATGGATAAAGATACAATCGTATTTAGAGATTTAGATGAGATTGAAAGAGATTTTGTTTTATTTTGGGCTATTTTAAATCCACATGGCGATGGACCAGGGGCTATTGATAATTACCTCAAAGCTCCACTCGAAATCAGACAGATTCCTTCTTTGAGTTTGAGACTGTACGACAAAATACGGCATGAAGATAAGTATATACTTAGACAACATCAATCTATAGTTGCGACAGAGACTTACCTAAATAGGTTTTTTGGAGATTTAACAGTAGATGCTCAGATTGATCTACTGGAGAAATGTTATTGTGATCCATTTGGAACATACAAAGATTTCGCCAGTCAATTAAAAAGGAAAATTGAGCCTCTACCTATAGCTGCAATAACGCCTATAAAAGGAAGAGACGAGCTTTTTAAAACAAAAAGTAATTTTGAAAAACAATACCTTGAAAATCTACAAAAAAATCCTGGTAGTGTTTATGTGCTTTTAGGGGAAGTTGGAGCTGGTAAGTCTACCTTTTTAAAACATTTTTATTGCTTTGAACTGCAGGATGAAGACAGAGATAATATAATTTGGATAAGATTAGACTTTTTAGATTTCAATAAACCTGTTGGTCAACTAAATAACTTCATAAGTGAACAGATTCTAAAAAGACTCGATAGTACTGAATATAATTATATGAAACTTGATGAATGGGAAACCATAAAAAGGATATATCAGAAAGAGTTCCATACATTCAAAGTAGGAATGCCTCCTTCTCTACAAAAAGACGAAGATTTTATAGAACAAAAAATTTGGGAACTATCAGTTGATTATCAAAGAGATTTGGAATTTAGATTGAAAAAAACAATAGATTATATAAGTACAGCCTTAAACAAAAGTGTATGTTTTGTATTTGATAATATTGACCAGAAAACAATTGACGAGCAAAAGGAAGTTCTGTTAATAGCACATGAAAGAGCTACCGCTTATGGAAGTACAGTTATAACTGCTATGAGGTTTCAAAGTTTTAATTTAATTAAAAATAAACCACCATACGATGCATTGCAAACTATTACTTATAGAATTCAACCTCCAAATGCAGGAAAGCTGTTGGAAAAGCGTTTAGAGGCATTAGAAGATTATCCTCAAGAACAATATGTTTATGAGTACGGTAATAAAACAGTGAAGATTCCTATCTCTAAATTTGTGAAGATATTAAAAAACACACTTGATAAAAGTCCAGAGCAGCAAGTGGAAAAGCTATTTGAAGAGCTCTCTGGTGGAAATATGCGAAGACTGCTTATTATGTTTAAAACGGCAATTCTATCAGAAAACACAAGACTTTATGAAGTTTTAGACTTCATTAACGAAATAAAAAATATTGATAATACAGCTCTTTCTTATGATCAGGTACTAGAAGGAATTGTGAGAGAAGACAATAGGTATTACTCCAGTGAGGAGTGTAATATTTTTAACTTATTTAATTATCAATCTGATGGTTTTTATTCACACTTGACTAATATATATATATTGAAATATTTAGAAGAGTGCTCTCATGCAGGAGAGCAGTATGTTGATTTAAATGACTTGTTAGAGAGGTTTTCATCAACAATTTTAGATAGACAAAAACTGGAAATTATATTAACCCCTTTACTTAACGAATACCTTATTAACTCAGATATTGGTGGAAGAGACTCATTAATAGGTACCAATGCAGTTCAAATAAGTTATACGGGACTATATTACATTAATGTTTTGCTTTCAAATTGGAAATATATATTTAATATGATGGTGGATACCTCTATTAGAGATAGAGAGCATTTCAAAAATTTAAATGAATATTTTAGAAGATTTCAAAGTTCCCGTAATAGAATCAGCAAAGATCGACTAGCCTACGGCTGTGTAACAATATTCTTAGAGTACTTAGCTCTTCAGGAAACAGAAGATCTAAAGTACTTTAAACCTAAAACAACTACGGGTAAGAGTGTGGTTGATATTATAATTAGAGAGGCAAATGCTTCCTTTCAAAATTATATGAATAATGTGAAAGTATCTAAATAA
- a CDS encoding DUF2634 domain-containing protein: MADDGLFPVLDLTELDGIELIESVVSETKWTYVIDYRNRRAVFDDAGYPKKTSTYEEYLIQTALKTLNTERFRYVVYGEEIGVERSEWFGWEDVEIKRDIEEALMAHAEIQRAEVKAMRRLGQEMQLNISLTGLAGNAELEEAMSI, encoded by the coding sequence GTGGCGGATGATGGTTTATTTCCTGTACTCGACCTGACAGAGCTTGATGGTATTGAGCTGATAGAGTCGGTTGTATCTGAGACCAAGTGGACATACGTCATTGATTATCGAAATCGTCGAGCCGTGTTTGATGATGCCGGGTATCCCAAAAAGACAAGTACCTATGAGGAGTACCTGATACAGACCGCGCTCAAAACTTTGAATACCGAACGATTTCGCTATGTAGTGTATGGAGAAGAAATTGGCGTTGAAAGATCTGAATGGTTCGGTTGGGAGGACGTAGAGATTAAGCGTGACATCGAAGAGGCGTTAATGGCCCATGCGGAGATCCAGAGGGCCGAAGTGAAAGCAATGCGGCGATTAGGACAGGAGATGCAACTCAACATATCTTTAACTGGCTTAGCCGGCAATGCTGAACTGGAGGAGGCGATGAGCATATGA